The Thalassophryne amazonica chromosome 8, fThaAma1.1, whole genome shotgun sequence genome includes a window with the following:
- the LOC117515418 gene encoding extensin-like: MAKLSRHLSSTSAKLNQVIDVENGHESQRMFAELVFHETRRMDDDIWSACYVAPINQLYHFKSLQIRKNQERQQAQQNVHHSTLYSQPPPQLLQPPPNPSWLLLHNISTHLHNSSSLLHSSSRLLHSHIYNHLHDPPVLLHKPPHGPPQASQVPPQPSHFPPQPFQLPSHTSQHPQCLRLPMDPEPMKVHHYTSSLAQRPTPQHSQAHGNAPVWSHSPQPSSSAGPTRRPFSSPMTSTEQGHTSHLIRQAYDTASPYYSFLTPDPILNASASDLNMSALLSRLAGASTPMHKSPVEQQCDSDHITDSDE; the protein is encoded by the exons ATGGCCAAG CTGTCAAGGCACCTATCTTCCACCAGCGCCAAACTAAATCAGGTAATCGATGtagaaaatggacatgaaagtcaGAGGATGTTTGCTGAGTTGGTGTTTCATGAAACACGAAGGATGGATGATGATATCTGGAGCGCCTGCTATGTTGCACCGATCAATCAGCTGTATCACTTCAAATCACTACAAATCAGGAAAAACCAAGAACGCCAGCAGGCACAGCAGAACgtccaccattccacgctctACTCGCAGCCACCACCACAACTCCTCCAGCCCCCTCCAAACCCCTCCTGGCTCCTCTTGCACAACATTTCCACCCACCTTCACAACTCCTCCAGCCTTCTCCACAGCTCTTCCAGGCTCCTCCATTCCCACATTTACAACCACCTCCACGACCCACCTGTGCTCCTCCACAAACCCCCCCATGGTCCTCCACAAGCCTCGCAGGTTCCTCCACAACCCTCCCATTTTCCTCCACAACCTTTCCAGCTTCCATCACACACCAGCCAACATCCACAATGTCTACGGTTGCCGATGGACCCAGAGCCAATGAAAGTCCACCATTATACTTCCTCTCTGGCTCAGAGGCCCACCCCGCAGCATTCACAGGCCCATGGCAATGCACCTGTTTGGAGTCACTCTCCACAACCCAGTTCATCAGCTGGACCAACCAGGAGACCTTTCTCATCCCCCATGACATCCACTGAACAAGGCCACACAAGCCATTTGATTCGGCAGGCTTATGACACAGCTTCGCCATATTATTCCTTTCTGACCCCTGATCCCATCCTAAATGCATCAGCATCAGACCTTAACATGTCAGCTTTATTATCTAGACTTGCTGGAGCCTCAACCCCAATGCACAAAAGTCCTGTTGAGCAACAGTGTGACAGTGACCACATCACAGATAGTGATGAATGA